The genome window CCTGCGACAGCAGCATCAGGGAAAGCGGGACGTAAACTACCGGCCCGCCCAATAGAGGGATCACGCACAGAATGAAAGTTGCGATTCCGAACAGAAACGGTGACGGCACCCCGCACAGCACGTAGGTCGTCGTGGCGATGGCCGCTTGAATCGCCGCAACGAGCACAACCCCCACGAAAACGGCACGGATCGTATTGCCCATGCGATCGATGAGTGCACGCGCCTTTGGCTTGGGGATCGGCAACAAATCCAGTGCGGGCTCAAGCAGCCTGTGCCCATCACGGACCATGAAGAACATCGTGAGCATCGCCACGACCAGGGTGAAAATCCCAAAACCGAGCGTCTTGGCGAAGTGCGGGACGAACGTCGAAAGCTGCGATGTGATCTCGCCGCGGTTCTCGCCGTACCATTTCATGATGTCGAACTTGACGCCGAAGCGCTCGACGACCGGTGTGGCCAGGTTCGAAATCGTCTTGGCGATGCCAAGCCCAGGGTCCGACTCTTGCACAGTCCCCGCGTTCGCGGTGGTTGCCGCTTGGAGTTCGGCGACGGTGCCACTGAATTGCGTGAAGAGCATCAGCCCAATCAGCACCAGCGGGACAATGATCACCGCAAGCGTGCCAAGCACGGTGAAGGTCGCGGCCAGGTTAGAGTGCATCCGCTTGTTGAAGTAGGCGTAAGCGGGGTGGGTGAGCACGCTCAACACAATTGCCCAGGCGATGGCCGCAAAGAAAGGCTGCAGCAGGAGGATGCTTAGCAGCAAGATGAGCGCCGAAATGACCCAAAACGCGGTTGGGCGGTAGTGTTTCTCGAAACCTGTTTCCGTTGAGCTCATAGACAACCAAACTGATTCTGGCTCTTTATCGTTGCAGAGAGGGCTCTTGGCCTACTTCGCTGAGCTTTCTAGCCTGGTCGTCCTGAATGAGTGCATCGATCATCTCCTGGATGTCCCCGTCCATGTATGCCGGGATATTGTGGACGTCTTTGCCGATGCGGTGGTCGGTGATACGGTTCTGATTGTAGTTGTAGGTTCGGATTTTCTCGCTCCGATCACCGCTTCCGATGAGTCCGCGCCGCATGTCTCCACGCTCCTTTGC of Chthonomonas sp. contains these proteins:
- a CDS encoding AI-2E family transporter, with product MSSTETGFEKHYRPTAFWVISALILLLSILLLQPFFAAIAWAIVLSVLTHPAYAYFNKRMHSNLAATFTVLGTLAVIIVPLVLIGLMLFTQFSGTVAELQAATTANAGTVQESDPGLGIAKTISNLATPVVERFGVKFDIMKWYGENRGEITSQLSTFVPHFAKTLGFGIFTLVVAMLTMFFMVRDGHRLLEPALDLLPIPKPKARALIDRMGNTIRAVFVGVVLVAAIQAAIATTTYVLCGVPSPFLFGIATFILCVIPLLGGPVVYVPLSLMLLSQGKTVEGIVLLGVGFGIVSQVDNLLRPFVIGAKVQLHPMGIFFSLLGGVLVFGPVGIMAGPVVLTALIGLQDVIREARGAHTPLDDVESVA